A genomic stretch from Empedobacter stercoris includes:
- a CDS encoding glycine--tRNA ligase, whose amino-acid sequence MSEDIFKKVVSHAKEYGFIFQSSEIYDGLSAVYDYGQNGAELKNNIKQYWWKAMVQMHENIVGIDSAIFMHPTTWKASGHVDAFNDPLIDNKDSKKRYRADVLIEDHCAKIEGKIEKEVAKAAKRFGDAFDKDQFVATNPRVVEYQNQINTILARMGKSLENEDLDDVKALIEELEIADPVTGSKNWTEVRQFNLMFGTKLGATADQAMDLYLRPETAQGIFLNYLNVQKSGRMKLPFGIAQIGKAFRNEIVARQFIFRQREFEQMEMQFFVKPGTELDWYEKWKETRLKWHQTLGLGNDNYRFHDHEKLAHYANAAADIEFKFPFGFKELEGIHSRTDFDLKAHEQHSGKKIQYFDNETNESYTPYVVETSVGLDRMFLAVFSNSLKEEILEDGSERTVLALPPALAPIKAAILPLVKKDGLPEFAEQIVKKLRLDYNVIYEEKDSIGKRYRRMDAIGTPFCITVDHDSLNDNSVTLRFRDTMEQKRVSVDDLAQIIDKEVNMKYLFEKL is encoded by the coding sequence ATGTCAGAAGATATTTTCAAGAAAGTAGTTTCTCATGCGAAAGAATATGGTTTCATTTTTCAATCGAGTGAGATTTATGATGGATTATCAGCCGTTTACGATTATGGTCAAAACGGAGCTGAGCTAAAAAATAACATCAAACAATATTGGTGGAAAGCAATGGTACAAATGCACGAAAACATTGTCGGCATTGATTCTGCTATTTTTATGCACCCTACTACTTGGAAAGCTTCAGGTCACGTTGATGCGTTTAATGATCCTTTGATTGATAACAAAGACTCTAAAAAACGTTACCGTGCCGATGTTTTGATTGAAGATCATTGTGCTAAAATCGAAGGTAAAATCGAAAAAGAAGTGGCTAAAGCTGCAAAACGTTTCGGTGATGCTTTTGATAAAGATCAATTTGTTGCGACAAATCCTCGTGTTGTAGAATACCAAAATCAAATCAACACTATTTTAGCACGCATGGGTAAATCTTTGGAAAACGAAGATTTGGACGATGTAAAAGCTTTGATTGAAGAATTAGAAATTGCTGATCCTGTAACAGGTTCTAAAAATTGGACAGAAGTTCGTCAATTCAACTTGATGTTCGGTACAAAATTAGGAGCTACAGCAGATCAAGCAATGGATTTATATTTACGCCCAGAAACAGCTCAAGGTATTTTCTTAAATTACTTGAACGTACAAAAATCTGGACGTATGAAATTACCTTTCGGAATTGCTCAAATTGGTAAAGCTTTCCGTAATGAGATTGTTGCGCGTCAGTTTATATTCCGTCAACGTGAGTTTGAACAAATGGAAATGCAATTTTTCGTAAAACCAGGAACAGAATTAGATTGGTACGAAAAATGGAAAGAAACTCGCTTAAAATGGCACCAAACTTTAGGATTAGGAAATGATAATTACCGTTTCCACGACCACGAGAAATTAGCGCATTACGCAAACGCTGCTGCTGATATTGAGTTCAAATTCCCATTCGGATTCAAAGAATTAGAAGGAATTCACTCGCGTACAGATTTCGATTTGAAAGCGCACGAACAACATTCAGGTAAAAAAATTCAATATTTCGATAACGAAACAAATGAATCGTACACACCTTATGTTGTAGAAACTTCTGTTGGTTTGGATCGTATGTTCTTAGCAGTTTTCTCAAACTCTTTAAAAGAAGAAATATTAGAAGATGGATCAGAACGTACAGTTTTAGCTTTACCACCAGCTTTAGCACCAATCAAAGCGGCTATTTTACCATTAGTTAAGAAAGATGGTTTACCAGAATTTGCAGAACAAATCGTGAAAAAATTACGTTTAGATTACAATGTAATTTACGAAGAAAAAGATTCTATTGGAAAACGTTACCGTCGTATGGATGCAATTGGTACACCTTTCTGTATCACTGTTGATCATGATTCATTAAACGATAATTCTGTTACATTACGTTTCCGTGATACAATGGAACAAAAACGTGTTTCTGTTGATGATTTAGCACAAATTATTGATAAAGAAGTTAACATGAAATATCTTTTCGAAAAATTATAA
- a CDS encoding phage holin family protein, whose translation MGFIINLLVSALVVFGLANILPGVSIKGYGSAIIVAIVIGLLNAFIKPLLQFISLPITILTLGLFSFVITAVIILLASAIMGDSFHVDGFWYALLFGIVLAFVNSLVGGLMGD comes from the coding sequence ATGGGCTTTATTATTAATCTTTTGGTATCAGCATTAGTTGTCTTTGGACTTGCTAACATTTTACCTGGAGTAAGTATCAAAGGATACGGATCTGCAATAATTGTTGCAATTGTTATAGGTCTTTTAAATGCTTTTATAAAACCTTTGCTACAATTTATTAGCTTACCTATAACAATCTTAACATTAGGATTATTCTCATTTGTAATTACGGCTGTAATTATATTATTAGCGAGCGCAATTATGGGAGATAGTTTTCATGTTGATGGATTCTGGTACGCCTTATTATTCGGAATTGTTTTAGCTTTTGTCAACTCTTTAGTTGGAGGATTGATGGGCGATTAA
- a CDS encoding helix-turn-helix transcriptional regulator, with the protein MATNKIALIRYQTIDKCLQNHFRKWTLEDLIEKVSEALYEYEGITSGVSKRTIQSDIQVMRSDKLGYHAPIVVREKKFYEYEDHNYSIHNSPVSSADLDKMKEVISVMKQLNGFNYFDDMNEIITRLENNLSKQTHQQPNYIQFEENPLLKGLEHLNRLYQAIVKKQPLLISYQSFKAKSQEPKQQVYYPYLLKEYRNRWFLLAKSRKDMKLYTLALDRIVEFYELANEPFIDELEIDFDTYYNNAIGVTKNVKEREQRVIFRVNKKLAPYVVTKPIHASQKTLEITDEGTLFSIEVVHNFELERELLGFGEEIEILAPRLVKKRIKTRLDKAYNQYKK; encoded by the coding sequence ATGGCAACCAATAAAATTGCATTAATACGTTATCAAACGATCGATAAATGTCTTCAAAATCATTTCAGAAAATGGACATTAGAAGATTTGATAGAAAAAGTTTCGGAAGCTTTGTATGAATACGAAGGAATAACTTCTGGCGTTTCGAAACGGACAATTCAAAGCGACATTCAGGTGATGCGAAGTGATAAATTGGGTTATCATGCGCCAATTGTTGTTCGAGAAAAAAAGTTTTATGAATATGAAGATCATAATTATTCGATTCATAATTCGCCTGTTTCGTCTGCAGATTTAGATAAAATGAAAGAAGTGATTTCGGTGATGAAACAATTGAATGGTTTTAATTATTTTGATGATATGAATGAGATTATTACGCGCCTCGAAAATAATTTATCCAAGCAAACTCATCAACAACCAAATTATATTCAGTTCGAAGAAAATCCTTTATTAAAAGGTTTAGAACATTTGAATCGGTTGTATCAAGCAATTGTCAAGAAACAACCTTTGTTGATTTCGTATCAATCGTTCAAAGCAAAAAGTCAAGAACCAAAACAACAAGTTTATTATCCGTATTTGTTGAAAGAATATCGCAATCGTTGGTTTTTATTGGCTAAATCGAGAAAAGACATGAAGTTGTATACTTTGGCTTTGGATAGGATTGTTGAGTTTTATGAATTGGCCAATGAGCCGTTTATTGATGAGTTAGAAATTGATTTTGATACGTATTATAATAATGCGATTGGTGTGACAAAAAACGTGAAAGAAAGGGAGCAACGAGTTATTTTTCGGGTTAATAAAAAATTGGCGCCTTATGTCGTAACAAAACCTATTCATGCATCGCAAAAAACATTGGAGATTACAGATGAAGGAACGTTGTTTTCGATAGAAGTGGTGCATAATTTTGAGTTAGAACGAGAACTTTTAGGCTTTGGTGAAGAAATTGAAATTCTTGCACCAAGGTTAGTGAAAAAAAGAATAAAAACTCGATTAGATAAAGCGTATAATCAATACAAAAAATAA
- a CDS encoding slipin family protein produces MKKLPINNQEIGIYIKNNEVEKIYTKGNYWIFFNKNIEKLNINEIIDEKYHAIFLENETLKSMVDFIEVLHNEVLIIYKNNQSYNSFYNKNVMIWKNSTQLKAVKFDLNSTDEIKNLTKREIDILRKAGAIRIISIPTYHEGILFKDNEFDSVFKAGEYKFYNNEVKISMVSYDMRPQTIEISGQEILTKDKAQLRINFMVDYQITDLINAFQSNKDFEKMIYQAIQLGLREFIGNMNFDDLMSDKNSVTNYIIQKYQTQFEKIGLKLINAGMKDIILPGEIREIMNRVLIAEKTAQANSITRREETASTRSLLNTAKLMEENETLWKLKEMEYIEKIADKVGEISISGGSNVLNELKTMFSK; encoded by the coding sequence ATGAAAAAATTACCAATTAACAACCAAGAAATTGGAATCTATATCAAAAATAACGAAGTAGAAAAAATTTATACAAAAGGAAACTATTGGATTTTCTTTAATAAAAACATCGAAAAATTAAACATTAACGAAATAATTGATGAAAAATACCATGCAATATTTTTAGAAAATGAAACATTGAAATCGATGGTAGATTTTATCGAAGTTTTACATAACGAAGTGTTGATTATTTACAAAAACAATCAATCATACAATTCGTTTTACAATAAAAATGTAATGATTTGGAAAAATTCAACTCAATTAAAAGCTGTAAAATTTGATTTGAATTCTACTGACGAAATTAAGAATTTAACAAAAAGAGAAATTGATATTTTAAGAAAAGCTGGTGCGATTCGTATTATTTCAATTCCAACTTATCATGAAGGAATTTTGTTTAAAGACAATGAATTTGACTCGGTTTTTAAAGCTGGTGAGTATAAATTTTATAACAACGAAGTCAAAATTTCGATGGTTTCTTATGATATGCGTCCGCAAACAATTGAAATTTCTGGACAAGAAATTTTGACAAAAGATAAAGCACAATTACGAATCAATTTTATGGTAGACTACCAAATCACAGATTTGATAAACGCTTTTCAATCGAACAAAGATTTCGAGAAAATGATTTATCAAGCGATTCAATTGGGATTGAGAGAATTTATTGGCAATATGAATTTTGACGATTTGATGTCGGATAAAAATTCGGTAACGAATTATATTATTCAAAAATATCAAACTCAATTTGAAAAAATTGGTCTAAAATTAATCAACGCAGGGATGAAAGATATTATTCTTCCAGGAGAAATAAGAGAAATTATGAACCGCGTTTTGATTGCCGAAAAAACAGCACAAGCCAATTCGATTACACGCCGTGAAGAAACTGCTTCGACAAGAAGCTTGTTAAACACAGCAAAATTGATGGAAGAAAATGAAACTTTATGGAAATTAAAAGAAATGGAATACATTGAAAAAATAGCTGATAAAGTTGGAGAAATCTCAATTTCTGGTGGATCAAATGTATTAAATGAATTAAAAACTATGTTCTCGAAATAG
- the hemF gene encoding oxygen-dependent coproporphyrinogen oxidase, translating into MKDQFFQYIQDLQKKIIAQLEAVDGKAKFIKDEWHREEGGGGLSCVLTDGAVFEKAGVNISKVYGELPETMQKALNVSSGKFFACGLSLVIHPTSPHIPTTHANWRYFEMYDQDGNVVDQWFGGGQDLTPYYLDENDVIHWHSVCKKSCDAHNDSFYPKYKQECDKYFWNTHREEARGVGGLFFDYLKPTEEMPVEKWYDFVTEVGNSFLEAYLPIVEKHKYDEYTAAQKEWQEIRRGRYVEFNLIHDRGTLFGLKTNGRIESILMSLPKHVQWHYNHQPETDSPEAKLLDVLMHPKEWI; encoded by the coding sequence ATGAAAGATCAATTTTTCCAATATATACAAGATCTTCAAAAGAAGATTATTGCTCAGTTAGAAGCAGTAGATGGTAAAGCAAAATTTATAAAAGACGAATGGCATCGCGAAGAAGGAGGTGGAGGTCTTTCTTGTGTTTTAACTGACGGTGCTGTTTTTGAGAAAGCTGGTGTTAATATCTCGAAAGTTTATGGTGAATTACCAGAAACAATGCAAAAAGCGCTAAATGTTTCATCAGGTAAATTTTTTGCTTGTGGATTGAGTTTGGTTATTCATCCAACAAGTCCACATATTCCAACAACACATGCTAATTGGAGATATTTCGAAATGTATGATCAAGATGGAAATGTTGTAGATCAATGGTTTGGCGGAGGTCAAGATTTGACACCTTATTATTTAGATGAAAATGATGTTATTCATTGGCATTCGGTTTGTAAAAAAAGTTGTGATGCACATAATGATTCATTTTATCCTAAATATAAACAAGAATGTGATAAATACTTTTGGAATACGCATCGCGAAGAAGCAAGAGGAGTGGGTGGTTTGTTTTTTGATTACTTAAAACCAACCGAAGAAATGCCTGTTGAAAAATGGTATGATTTTGTGACGGAAGTCGGAAATTCTTTTTTAGAAGCTTATTTGCCAATTGTTGAAAAACATAAGTATGACGAATATACTGCCGCTCAAAAAGAGTGGCAAGAAATAAGGAGAGGTCGTTATGTTGAATTTAATTTAATTCATGACAGAGGTACTTTGTTTGGCTTAAAAACAAATGGTAGAATTGAATCTATTTTAATGAGTTTACCGAAACACGTACAATGGCATTATAATCATCAGCCTGAAACAGATTCACCAGAAGCTAAATTACTTGATGTATTAATGCATCCAAAGGAATGGATTTAA
- a CDS encoding isopenicillin N synthase family dioxygenase produces the protein MSQNGIPSVNLADFLSDDPARKQKFVNEIGQAYEEIGFVALKGHFLSDELVENLYKSVREFYALPTETKQSYIVEGIGGQRGYTAFGNEHAKGRTVGDLKEFWHFGQYLTEEDKAKYNYPENVKVNEVPGFNTYGEETYLQLEKTGVYVLRALALFLDLDEFYFDDKVKNGNSILRAIHYPPITEEPKDAVRAGAHGDINLITLLMGAQGRGLQVQRHDGTWVDAIAADDELVINVGDMLSRHTNNRLKSTIHQVVNPEKELWGTSRFSIPFFMHPVSDMDLSVLDNCITEENPKQFEDITAGDFLTQRLKEIGLIK, from the coding sequence ATGTCACAAAACGGAATTCCATCGGTTAATTTAGCAGACTTTTTATCTGATGATCCTGCAAGAAAACAAAAATTTGTCAACGAAATTGGTCAAGCATATGAAGAAATAGGATTCGTTGCTTTGAAAGGACATTTTTTATCTGACGAATTAGTTGAAAATTTATATAAAAGCGTTCGCGAATTTTACGCTTTACCTACAGAAACTAAACAAAGTTATATCGTAGAAGGCATTGGTGGTCAACGTGGTTATACGGCTTTCGGAAACGAACATGCTAAAGGTAGAACTGTTGGTGATTTGAAAGAATTTTGGCATTTTGGACAGTATTTAACTGAAGAAGATAAAGCGAAATACAATTATCCAGAAAACGTGAAGGTAAATGAAGTTCCTGGTTTTAATACTTATGGAGAAGAAACATACCTACAATTAGAAAAAACTGGAGTTTACGTATTGCGTGCTTTGGCCTTATTCTTAGATTTAGATGAGTTTTATTTTGATGATAAAGTAAAAAACGGAAATTCTATTCTAAGAGCAATTCACTATCCTCCTATCACAGAAGAACCTAAGGATGCTGTTCGTGCAGGTGCTCACGGTGACATCAACTTGATTACGTTATTAATGGGCGCTCAAGGTCGTGGATTACAAGTTCAACGTCACGACGGAACTTGGGTTGACGCAATTGCCGCTGACGACGAATTAGTTATTAATGTTGGTGATATGTTATCTCGTCATACAAACAACAGATTAAAATCTACTATTCATCAAGTGGTGAATCCTGAGAAAGAACTATGGGGAACATCTCGTTTTTCTATACCTTTCTTTATGCATCCAGTTTCTGATATGGATTTATCTGTTTTAGATAATTGTATAACAGAGGAAAATCCAAAACAATTTGAAGATATTACTGCTGGAGATTTTTTAACTCAGCGTTTAAAAGAAATTGGTTTAATTAAATAA
- a CDS encoding M28 family metallopeptidase, producing the protein MKKIILFGLISCFTVAIAKAQSFDQNYFKTVLDSLTSKSFAGRGYVEDGMRNAGIYIQNEFQKNGLKSFSSDYHQTFTFPINVIKDAKLKINGKELKYGIDFIVKPSSKSISKVDLPFYIFDTVAYIASFQSKEKTRSFIIKDNQNQKEKHIILPPLQTKVDSIQQYYKQWANIYEKDNNQHRAIFRFTSDKLTASLSQRRSSVSEFIISDNYFTKNLKINDFFIESELNNFFEANNIIGYIEGKNNDSVVVIAAHYDHLGKVGSTIFPGASDNASGTAMMMTLMKYYSQHQPKYKTVFMAFAGEEAGILGADYYVNHPLFSLNRIKFLINLDIMGAGEQGVQVVNGKIFLKEFQQLVKINSKNNYLREIKTRGEACNSDHCPFYMKGVPSFFIYTLGGKGFYHDPYDTPENLDLSYSEKVYNLLRDFIKQL; encoded by the coding sequence ATGAAAAAAATAATACTTTTTGGATTGATTTCTTGTTTTACAGTTGCGATAGCTAAAGCTCAATCGTTTGATCAAAATTATTTTAAAACAGTTTTAGATTCACTTACTTCAAAATCTTTTGCTGGACGTGGTTATGTAGAAGATGGAATGAGGAATGCGGGTATTTATATACAAAACGAATTTCAAAAAAATGGACTAAAATCATTTTCTTCGGATTATCATCAAACTTTCACTTTTCCGATTAATGTAATTAAAGATGCAAAGTTGAAAATAAATGGAAAAGAGTTAAAATATGGGATTGATTTTATTGTGAAACCAAGCTCTAAGTCAATATCTAAAGTTGATTTACCCTTTTATATATTTGATACAGTTGCATATATCGCATCTTTTCAATCTAAAGAAAAGACAAGAAGTTTTATTATAAAGGATAATCAAAATCAAAAAGAGAAACACATTATTTTGCCTCCATTACAAACAAAAGTTGATTCTATTCAGCAATATTACAAGCAATGGGCGAATATTTATGAAAAAGATAACAACCAACATCGGGCTATTTTTAGATTTACTTCGGATAAACTAACTGCAAGTCTAAGTCAAAGAAGATCTTCGGTTTCAGAATTTATTATTTCGGATAATTACTTTACAAAAAACTTAAAAATAAACGATTTTTTTATTGAATCAGAATTGAATAATTTTTTCGAAGCAAATAATATAATTGGGTATATAGAAGGAAAGAACAACGATAGTGTAGTTGTAATTGCTGCGCACTATGATCATTTAGGAAAAGTTGGGTCTACAATTTTTCCAGGAGCAAGTGATAATGCAAGTGGAACTGCAATGATGATGACGTTAATGAAGTATTATTCGCAACATCAACCCAAATATAAAACCGTTTTTATGGCTTTTGCAGGCGAAGAAGCTGGTATTTTAGGTGCAGATTATTATGTTAATCATCCATTATTTTCTTTGAACCGAATCAAGTTTTTAATTAATTTGGATATTATGGGAGCTGGCGAACAGGGGGTTCAAGTGGTGAATGGTAAGATATTTTTGAAGGAGTTTCAACAATTAGTAAAAATAAATTCCAAAAATAATTATCTTAGAGAAATAAAAACAAGAGGAGAGGCATGTAATTCTGATCATTGTCCGTTTTATATGAAAGGTGTTCCGTCTTTTTTTATTTATACATTAGGAGGAAAAGGTTTTTATCATGATCCTTATGATACACCCGAAAATTTAGATTTAAGTTATTCTGAAAAGGTATACAACTTACTGAGAGATTTTATAAAACAGCTATAA
- a CDS encoding thiolase family protein: MKEVVIVSAVRTAMGSFLGSLSNVPATDLGATAIKGALNKINLDGSLVDEVYMGNVLQAGEGQAPAKQAMIKAGLPNTIPATTVNKVCASGMKAVMFATQAIRLGDAEIVVAGGMENMSMVPFYSPNARTGNKYGNTVLLDGIVNDGLQDYYSKEMMGLFGDTCATEFNISREEQDEFAINSYKKSAAAWAAGKFDNEVVPVEIPQRKGEPVIFKEDEEYKNVNFDKVPGLRAVFSKEGTVTAANASTINDGASALVLMSLDKANELGIKPLAKVIAYADASQEPSKFTTAPAKAVEKLLKKANMSATDVDFWEFNEAFSVVGIANTKILNLDASKVNVNGGAVSIGHPLGNSGSRILVTLLNVLEQNGGKIGGAAICNGGGGASAMIIEKM; the protein is encoded by the coding sequence ATGAAAGAAGTCGTAATAGTTTCAGCTGTTCGCACAGCAATGGGATCTTTTTTAGGAAGTTTATCAAATGTTCCTGCTACAGATTTAGGTGCAACAGCGATTAAAGGCGCTTTAAATAAAATTAACCTAGATGGTTCTTTGGTTGATGAAGTATACATGGGGAATGTTTTGCAAGCTGGAGAAGGACAAGCTCCTGCTAAACAAGCTATGATAAAAGCTGGTTTACCAAATACAATTCCTGCAACAACCGTAAATAAAGTATGTGCTTCAGGAATGAAAGCTGTTATGTTTGCAACACAAGCAATTCGTTTGGGTGACGCAGAGATTGTTGTCGCTGGAGGAATGGAAAACATGTCGATGGTTCCTTTTTATTCACCAAATGCAAGAACAGGTAATAAATACGGAAATACCGTTTTATTAGATGGTATTGTAAATGATGGGCTACAAGATTATTATAGCAAAGAAATGATGGGGCTTTTTGGAGATACTTGTGCAACTGAATTTAATATTTCTCGTGAAGAACAAGACGAATTTGCCATTAATTCTTATAAAAAATCGGCTGCAGCTTGGGCTGCGGGTAAATTTGATAATGAAGTTGTTCCTGTAGAAATTCCTCAACGTAAAGGAGAACCAGTTATTTTTAAAGAAGATGAAGAATATAAAAATGTAAACTTTGATAAAGTTCCAGGTTTACGCGCTGTTTTTTCTAAAGAAGGTACTGTAACTGCGGCTAATGCGTCAACGATAAATGATGGAGCTTCTGCTTTAGTTTTAATGTCTTTAGATAAAGCAAATGAATTAGGAATAAAACCTTTAGCTAAAGTAATTGCTTACGCTGACGCTTCTCAAGAACCTTCAAAATTTACGACTGCACCAGCGAAAGCGGTTGAGAAGTTATTGAAAAAAGCAAATATGTCTGCAACTGATGTTGATTTTTGGGAATTTAACGAAGCTTTTTCAGTCGTTGGAATCGCTAATACTAAAATTTTAAACTTAGACGCTTCTAAAGTCAATGTAAATGGAGGTGCTGTTTCTATTGGTCATCCACTTGGAAACTCTGGATCTCGTATTTTAGTTACCTTATTAAACGTTTTAGAACAAAATGGAGGTAAAATTGGTGGAGCAGCTATCTGTAATGGTGGCGGTGGAGCTTCAGCCATGATTATCGAAAAAATGTAA